One window of the Vigna radiata var. radiata cultivar VC1973A chromosome 1, Vradiata_ver6, whole genome shotgun sequence genome contains the following:
- the LOC106760753 gene encoding uncharacterized protein LOC106760753, protein MRLHTYESSKNYKEKVKYYHDKKLIKRAFMPGQQVLLFNSILKHFPGKLKSKWSGPFLIKKNLPHGAVDLTDPGSEDPQRSWIANGQRLKRYMGGEVERLSTVMQLVDVT, encoded by the coding sequence ATGAGACTGCACACCTATGAATCCTCTAAGAATTATAAGGAAAAGGTTAAATACTACCATGATAAGAAGTTGATCAAAAGAGCATTCATGCCAGGACAGCAGGTGCTGCTATTCAACTCTATACTTAAACATTTTCCAGGAAAGTTGAAGTCCAAGTGGTCAGGTCCGttcctaataaaaaaaaatcttccacACGGAGCAGTTGATTTAACAGATCCAGGCTCCGAAGACCCACAAAGAAGCTGGATAGCCAATGGACAACGCCTGAAGCGATACATGGGTGGTGAGGTGGAGCGCCTCTCCACAGTCATGCAACTGGTTGATGTGACATGA
- the LOC111241313 gene encoding regulatory-associated protein of TOR 1-like isoform X2: MSICWQQEGNEVRASAVFALGTLLDMGFDTCRSVGGDEECDDDEKFRAEVSIVKSMLGVASDGSPLVRAEVALGR, encoded by the exons ATGTCAATTTGTTGGCAACAAGAAGGCAATGAG GTTAGGGCATCTGCTGTTTTTGCACTGGGTACCCTTCTTGATATGGGATTTGATACATGTAGAAGTGTTGGTGGCGATGAAGAATGCGACGATGATGAAAAGTTTAGGGCTGAAGTTAGTATAGTTAAGAGTATGTTAGGTGTTGCTTCAGATGGGAGTCCATTGGTGAGGGCAGAGGTAGCATTAGGTAGGTGA
- the LOC111241313 gene encoding regulatory-associated protein of TOR 1-like isoform X1, whose product MRPLAFIFAPLLSEPQPEVRASAVFALGTLLDMGFDTCRSVGGDEECDDDEKFRAEVSIVKSMLGVASDGSPLVRAEVALGR is encoded by the exons ATGAGGCCTCTAGCTTTTATATTTGCTCCTCTATTGTCTGAACCCCAGCCAGAG GTTAGGGCATCTGCTGTTTTTGCACTGGGTACCCTTCTTGATATGGGATTTGATACATGTAGAAGTGTTGGTGGCGATGAAGAATGCGACGATGATGAAAAGTTTAGGGCTGAAGTTAGTATAGTTAAGAGTATGTTAGGTGTTGCTTCAGATGGGAGTCCATTGGTGAGGGCAGAGGTAGCATTAGGTAGGTGA
- the LOC106760763 gene encoding uncharacterized protein LOC106760763, protein MAESSPSNDLRQILKLMQKREREHAAEMQELRNAIADLKENMAHGGANSHVLQWIFKAKQFFEYYDTPDEQRLTITAIHFEKEVVSWYQMMQRNNPIVSWNTFVRSLELEFGPSPFESPRSTLFKLNQSTSVHEYYVQFIALANKIYGVSSEALLDCFISGLKPDIRREIIAQAPNTILKAISLARLFEEKYSFKPRPYHPNTSKNTTPNTSPTTTQSYTNPSQQPLLPTPNQRPFPQTFRPNTIKRMSPAEMQSRGEKGLCYTCDEKFTANHKCPNRQYTFLQVEYEKEEEQTNTDIPALEQHLEHHLSLNALKGAAGVGTMRFQGSLNGMTIQILLDSGSSDNFLQPRIAHCLRLPVEEMSSLQVLVGNGNAMLTEGVIKEIQVKVQGHTLTLPVYLLPVSGADLILGAAWLATIGPHIADYRSLALKFYLDKKLITLQGELPTLPNPAELHQLHRLCKTDAIAELFTLQLTQPLPLEDDGLVIPENIEPEIALLLHTYRMIFATPKGLPPNRSQNHSIPLLPDVHAVRVRPYKYPHSQQQQIESMVHQMLAEGIITHITSSFSSPFILVKKKDGTWRFCTDYRALNAVTIKDRFPIPTVEELLDELFGAKFFSKLDIRSGYHQIFVHPADRCKTAFRTHQGHYE, encoded by the exons ATGGCTGAGTCTTCCCCTTCAAATGACCTCCGGCAGATCCTGAAACTAATGCAGAAACGTGAACGCGAGCACGCAGCAGAGATGCAAGAACTCCGTAACGCCATTGCAGATTTGAAGGAGAACATGGCCCATGGAGGAGCGAACTCAC ACGTGTTACAATGGATATTTAAAGCGAAGCAATTTTTCGAGTATTACGATACTCCAGACGAACAACGATTGACCATAACAGCgattcattttgaaaaagaagtGGTGTCATGGTATCAAATGATGCAAAGAAATAATCCCATCGTTTCCTGGAATACCTTTGTCCGCTCGTTAGAGTTGGAATTTGGCCCTTCACCCTTCGAATCCCCTAGATCTACCTTGTTTAAACTCAACCAATCCACCTCTGTCCATGAGTATTATGTGCAGTTTATAGCATTGGCTAACAAGATTTATGGTGTTAGTAGTGAAGCCCTTCTCGATTGTTTCATCAGTGGGCTGAAACCCGACATTCGTCGGGAGATCATAGCTCAAGCACCAAACACAATACTCAAAGCCATTTCTTTAGCCCGCCTATTTGAAGAGAAATACTCTTTCAAACCACGACCATACCACCCCAACACTTCCAAAAATACCACTCCAAACACATCACCTACTACTACTCAATCTTATACCAATCCCTCACAACAACCACTTCTCCCTACCCCTAACCAACGACCTTTTCCCCAGACCTTTCGCCCCAACACCATTAAACGTATGTCACCTGCGGAGATGCAATCACGTGGGGAAAAAGGGCTATGTTATACATGTGATGAAAAATTCACAGCAAACCATAAGTGCCCGAATCGTCAATATACCTTCCTCCAAGTTGAATATGAAAAGGAGGAGGAGCAGACTAATACCGACATTCCGGCCTTAGAACAACACCTCGAACACCATCTTTCTCTTAATGCCTTAAAGGGTGCTGCTGGTGTGGGAACTATGAGATTCCAGGGATCATTAAACGGCATGACTATTCAGATATTGTTGGATAGTGGGAGTTCTGATAATTTCTTGCAACCACGAATCGCTCATTGCCTTAGGCTTCCGGTGGAGGAGATGTCCTCACTGCAAGTTTTGGTAGGCAACGGAAATGCCATGTTGACTGAAGGGGTTATTAAAGAAATCCAGGTTAAGGTGCAAGGACATACACTTACACTTCCCGTGTACTTACTACCTGTTTCTGGTGCGGATTTGATATTAGGTGCTGCTTGGTTGGCTACTATCGGTCCACACATTGCGGATTATCGTTCATTAGCCTTAAAgttttatttggataaaaaaCTTATTACACTGCAAGGTGAGCTTCCAACTCTGCCCAATCCAGCCGAGCTACATCAGCTACATAGACTGTGCAAAACGGATGCTATTGCAGAGTTGTTTACCTTACAACTAACTCAACCTCTACCTCTAGAGGATGATGGCTTAGTTATACCAGAGAATATTGAACCAGAAATTGCACTTCTTCTTCACACTTACAGAATGATATTTGCCACACCAAAGGGCCTTCCCCCGAATAGATCTCAGAACCATTCCATTCCCCTCTTGCCGGATGTGCATGCTGTGAGAGTCAGGCCCTATAAATACCCTCATAGTCAGCAACAACAGATTGAAAGTATGGTTCACCAGATGTTGGCGGAAGGCATTATTACCCACATCACCAGCTCCTTTTCATCTCCATTTATTCTGgtaaaaaagaaagatggtACTTGGAGATTTTGTACTGACTACAGGGCCTTGAATGCTGTCACAATCAAAGACAGATTTCCTATACCAACCGTGGAAGAATTACTAGATGAATTATTTGGTGCTAAATTTTTCTCTAAGTTGGATATTCGATCAGGCTATCACCAAATATTTGTCCATCCAGCTGACAGATGCAAAACTGCTTTTAGAACCCATCAAGGCCACTATGAATGA